The proteins below are encoded in one region of Lactuca sativa cultivar Salinas chromosome 3, Lsat_Salinas_v11, whole genome shotgun sequence:
- the LOC111920331 gene encoding uncharacterized protein LOC111920331 isoform X1, with translation MGCKGRILISDRAHLLFDYHQEIDGLREYELSKSFVGTSKRGIGPCYSSKVIRNGIRVCDVKHMDTFPDKLDLSFQWFVIYLISCLWIILPGSGYMSPKYIINGHFSTKFDVYNFGLLPLEIINGKNWGFQHPDHNLSLLSHLYELQHVLNSHCLLQRLEGYLCLFHRNGYSLAQCLLKTSYL, from the exons ATGGGATGTAAGGGAAGGATCTTAATTTCAGATCGAGCTCACTTATTGTTCGATTATCATCAAGAAATAGATGGACTTCGAGAATATGAGCTTAGTAAATCGTTCGTTGGCACTAGCAAGAGAGGAATCGGGCCATGTTACTCTAGCAAGGTCATCCGAAATGGCATAAGAGTATGCGATGTGAAACATATGGACACCTTTCCTGATAAGCTTGATCTTTCATTCCAATGGTTTGTCATCTACTTGATTTCATGCCTATGGATTATCCTACCAG GCAGTGGTTATATGTCtccaaaatacataataaatgGCCATTTTTCTACCAAGTTTGATGTTTACAACTTTGGTCTTTTGCCTTTGGAGATAATAAATGGGAAAAATTGGGGATTTCAACATCCTGATCATAACTTGAGCCTACTAAGTCAT CTATATGAGCTTCAACATGTTTTGAATTCCCATTGTTTATTGCAAAGATTagaagggtatttatgtctttttcaCAGAAATGGCTATTCACTAGCACAATGTTTACTAAAAACATCATACCTTTAA
- the LOC111920331 gene encoding uncharacterized protein LOC111920331 isoform X2: MGCKGRILISDRAHLLFDYHQEIDGLREYELSKSFVGTSKRGIGPCYSSKVIRNGIRVCDVKHMDTFPDKLDLSFQWFVIYLISCLWIILPGSGYMSPKYIINGHFSTKFDVYNFGLLPLEIINGKNWGFQHPDHNLSLLSHKWLFTSTMFTKNIIPLKNVSWVARRSWVARRHQRS; this comes from the exons ATGGGATGTAAGGGAAGGATCTTAATTTCAGATCGAGCTCACTTATTGTTCGATTATCATCAAGAAATAGATGGACTTCGAGAATATGAGCTTAGTAAATCGTTCGTTGGCACTAGCAAGAGAGGAATCGGGCCATGTTACTCTAGCAAGGTCATCCGAAATGGCATAAGAGTATGCGATGTGAAACATATGGACACCTTTCCTGATAAGCTTGATCTTTCATTCCAATGGTTTGTCATCTACTTGATTTCATGCCTATGGATTATCCTACCAG GCAGTGGTTATATGTCtccaaaatacataataaatgGCCATTTTTCTACCAAGTTTGATGTTTACAACTTTGGTCTTTTGCCTTTGGAGATAATAAATGGGAAAAATTGGGGATTTCAACATCCTGATCATAACTTGAGCCTACTAAGTCAT AAATGGCTATTCACTAGCACAATGTTTACTAAAAACATCATACCTTTAAAAAATGTATCTTGGGTTGCACGGAGATCTTGGGTTGCACGGAGACACCAAAGAAGCTGA